Proteins from a genomic interval of Spea bombifrons isolate aSpeBom1 chromosome 4, aSpeBom1.2.pri, whole genome shotgun sequence:
- the OPN1SW gene encoding short-wave-sensitive opsin 1, translated as MLEEEEFYLFKNISSVGPWDGPQYHVAPKWAFYLQTVFMGFVLIVGTPLNTIVLVVTVKYKKLRQPLNYVLVNIALAGFIMSVFSIFTVFVSSSQGYFIFGKTVCALEGFVGSLTGLVIGWSLAFLAFERYIVICKPVGSFHFSSKHALTVVFTTWIIGVGVALPPFFGWSRYIPEGLQCSCGPDWYTVGTKYRSEYYTWFIFIFCFLMPLSLICFSYAQLLGALRAVAAQQQESASTQKAEREVSRMVIVMIGSFCLCYVPYAAMAMYMVTNRNHGLDLRLVTIPAFFSKSSCVYNPIIYSFMNKQFRACIMETVCGRPMTDDSSLSSSSQKTEVSTVSTNQVSPSPT; from the exons ATGttggaagaagaagaattttacctctttaaaaatatatccagTGTGGGTCCATGGGATGGGCCTCAATATCACGTAGCCCCGAAATGGGCATTTTACCTTCAGACAGTCTTTATGGGCTTTGTGTTAATAGTTGGCACACCACTGAATACCATTGTGCTTGTGGTGACAGTTAAATACAAGAAGCTACGACAACCACTGAATTATGTACTGGTAAATATTGCTTTGGCTGGGTTCATCATGTCTGTGTTTTCCATATTCACAGTTTTTGTGTCCAGCTCTCAAGGTTATTTCATATTTGGAAAGACTGTGTGTGCCCTGGAAGGGTTTGTGGGCTCTCTTACAG GTTTGGTTATCGGCTGGTCCTTGGCGTTCTTAGCCTTTGAAAGATACATTGTTATCTGCAAACCAGTGGGCAGTTTCCATTTCAGCTCTAAACATGCTCTGACTGTGGTGTTCACCACTTGGATTATTGGGGTTGGAGTGGCCCTTCCTCCATTCTTTGGCTGGAGCAG GTACATCCCGGAAGGCTTGCAGTGCTCCTGCGGTCCGGACTGGTACACTGTGGGCACCAAGTATCGCAGTGAATATTACACTTGgttcatatttattttctgcttcCTCATGCCCCTGTCTTTGATCTGCTTCTCATATGCTCAGCTTCTGGGGGCGCTGCGGGCG GTGGCAGCACAACAGCAGGAATCTGCCAGCACCCAGAAGGCAGAGCGGGAAGTGTCCCGCATGGTCATTGTTATGATTGGGTCATTCTGTCTGTGTTACGTCCCTTATGCTGCAATGGCCATGTACATGGTGACCAACCGCAACCATGGTCTAGACCTCCGTCTTGTCACCATTCCTGCTTTCTTCTCTAAGAGCTCTTGTGTCTACAACCCCATTATTTATTCCTTCATGAACAAACAG TTTCGGGCATGCATCATGGAGACTGTGTGTGGGAGACCCATGACAGACGATTCATCGTTATCAAGCTCCAGTCAAAAAACTGAAGTGTCCACAGTGTCCACAAACCAGGTCAGCCCGTCACCAACCTAA
- the CALU gene encoding calumenin isoform X1, whose product MDIRQLLLCLSLWVACSLSKPTEKKDRVHHDPQLSNKVHDDSQSFDYDHDAFLGAEEAKSFDQLTPEESKERLGIIVGKIDLDKDGFVTDGELTAWIKKAQKKYVYDNVERQWHEFDMNQDGVVSWDEYRNVTYGTYLDDPDPDNSFNYNQMMVRDERRFKMADKDGDLIATKEEFTAFLHPEEYDYMKDIVVLETMEDIDKNGDGVIDLDEYIGDMYNHDGDADEPEWVKTEREQFVEFRDKNRDGKMDKEETKDWILPSDYDHAEAEARHLVYESDQNKDGKLTREEIVDKYDLFVGSQATDFGEALVRHDEF is encoded by the exons ATGGACATCCGTCAGTTGTTGCTGTGCCTCTCTCTGTGGGTGGCTTGTAGTCTGAGCAAGCCCACGGAGAAGAAGGACCGGGTCCACCATGACCCTCAACTAAGCAACAAGGTCCATGATGATTCCCAGAGCTTTGACTATGACCACGATGCCTTTCTGGGAGCTGAGGAAGCCAAATCATTTGACCAGCTGACACCTGAAGAAAGCAAAGAGAGACTGGG AATCATTGTAGGTAAGATAGACTTGGATAAGGATGGGTTTGTGACGGATGGGGAGCTAACTGCATGGATCAAGAAGGCTCAGAAGAAGTATGTGTATGACAACGTGGAACGTCAGTGGCACGAGTTTGACATGAACCAGGATGGAGTCGTATCATGGGATGAATACAGAAATGTCACCTATGGCACATACCTGG ATGATCCTGATCCCGACAACAGCTTTAACTACAACCAGATGATGGTGAGAGATGAGAGGCGTTTTAAAATGGCGGACAAGGATGGTGATCTCATTGCTACAAAAGAGGAATTCACTGCTTTCCTGCATCCGGAGGAGTATGACTACATGAAGGACATTGTGGTTTTG GAAACCATGGAAGATATTGATAAAAACGGAGATGGAGTCATAGACCTTGATGAGTACATAG GTGATATGTATAACCATGATGGTGATGCAGATGAGCCAGAGTGGGTGAAAACTGAGAGAGAACAGTTTGTGGAATTCAGAGACAAGAATCGTGATGGCAAAATGGACAAAgaggagaccaaggactggATATTACCCTCTGACTACGACCATGCAGAGGCTGAGGCTCGCCATCTTGTATATGAGTCTGACCAAAACAAG GACGGGAAGCTGACACGGGAAGAAATAGTtgataaatatgatttatttgtGGGCAGCCAAGCTACAGACTTCGGGGAAGCTCTTGTCAGACACGATGAATTCTAA
- the CALU gene encoding calumenin isoform X2 yields the protein MDIRQLLLCLSLWVACSLSKPTEKKDRVHHDPQLSNKVHDDSQSFDYDHDAFLGAEEAKSFDQLTPEESKERLGKIVGKIDADKDGLVTVEELRDWIKFAQKRWIYEDVERQWKGHDLNGDNLVSWEEYKNATYGYILDDPDPDNSFNYNQMMVRDERRFKMADKDGDLIATKEEFTAFLHPEEYDYMKDIVVLETMEDIDKNGDGVIDLDEYIGDMYNHDGDADEPEWVKTEREQFVEFRDKNRDGKMDKEETKDWILPSDYDHAEAEARHLVYESDQNKDGKLTREEIVDKYDLFVGSQATDFGEALVRHDEF from the exons ATGGACATCCGTCAGTTGTTGCTGTGCCTCTCTCTGTGGGTGGCTTGTAGTCTGAGCAAGCCCACGGAGAAGAAGGACCGGGTCCACCATGACCCTCAACTAAGCAACAAGGTCCATGATGATTCCCAGAGCTTTGACTATGACCACGATGCCTTTCTGGGAGCTGAGGAAGCCAAATCATTTGACCAGCTGACACCTGAAGAAAGCAAAGAGAGACTGGG AAAGATTGTTGGTAAGATTGATGCAGACAAGGACGGGCTTGTAACAGTGGAGGAGCTAAGGGATTGGATTAAATTTGCCCAGAAGAGATGGATTTACGAGGACGTAGAACGGCAGTGGAAAGGCCACGACCTCAATGGGGACAACCTGGTGTCCTGGGAGGAATATAAAAATGCCACCTACGGTTACATACTCG ATGATCCTGATCCCGACAACAGCTTTAACTACAACCAGATGATGGTGAGAGATGAGAGGCGTTTTAAAATGGCGGACAAGGATGGTGATCTCATTGCTACAAAAGAGGAATTCACTGCTTTCCTGCATCCGGAGGAGTATGACTACATGAAGGACATTGTGGTTTTG GAAACCATGGAAGATATTGATAAAAACGGAGATGGAGTCATAGACCTTGATGAGTACATAG GTGATATGTATAACCATGATGGTGATGCAGATGAGCCAGAGTGGGTGAAAACTGAGAGAGAACAGTTTGTGGAATTCAGAGACAAGAATCGTGATGGCAAAATGGACAAAgaggagaccaaggactggATATTACCCTCTGACTACGACCATGCAGAGGCTGAGGCTCGCCATCTTGTATATGAGTCTGACCAAAACAAG GACGGGAAGCTGACACGGGAAGAAATAGTtgataaatatgatttatttgtGGGCAGCCAAGCTACAGACTTCGGGGAAGCTCTTGTCAGACACGATGAATTCTAA